The following proteins are co-located in the Pirellulales bacterium genome:
- a CDS encoding RNA polymerase sigma factor, whose translation MAANMQSLAARLTRGEESAFAELYDACADRLYGYLLSWLHDADGASDVLQATFVRAVQNRKRFAKVENPVAYLFQMARNEALRTVRREKRRPERKATNYAEEKYSVAPAAHDDAEMAAAALAKLNRDDREILELKIYAGLTFQEIAQTTGQPAATVATRYRRALEALRPWLAKQLR comes from the coding sequence ATGGCAGCGAACATGCAATCACTGGCGGCGCGGCTGACACGCGGCGAAGAATCTGCTTTCGCCGAGTTGTACGACGCTTGCGCCGATCGATTGTACGGTTATCTATTATCGTGGCTCCATGATGCCGACGGCGCCAGCGACGTGCTCCAGGCTACGTTTGTGCGTGCGGTGCAAAATCGGAAGCGATTCGCGAAAGTCGAAAACCCGGTGGCATATTTGTTTCAAATGGCTCGCAACGAAGCGCTGCGCACAGTCCGGCGGGAAAAACGTCGACCAGAACGAAAAGCAACGAATTATGCGGAGGAAAAGTACAGTGTCGCCCCGGCTGCGCACGACGATGCAGAAATGGCGGCGGCGGCGCTCGCTAAGTTGAACCGAGATGATCGTGAGATTTTAGAACTCAAAATTTATGCCGGACTGACTTTCCAGGAAATTGCTCAAACAACCGGCCAGCCTGCGGCGACCGTGGCCACCCGCTATCGCCGTGCGTTGGAAGCGTTGCGGCCTTGGTTGGCAAAACAACTCCGATAA